The stretch of DNA TGGCTGCTGGCTTTGGGTGAAGCGGATTCAAGTACTTCAAAGTCTTTTCCAGCGGTAAAATCTTCTGCAAAGCCCATGACGGGGAATAACAGAATTGATAATAAAAGCGCTTTTAACATAATAATTCTCGCATTTAATCAAAGTAAGGAGCAATGGCTGCTATTGTACTCCGAAACAGGCCAATGCTCCAATTGGAAATAAATACAGCCTCTAGTGCAGCCCTTGAATATAATAAGCCACTGCTTCCATATCCTCATCGCTCATACGCTTGCTGATATCCTGCATGATGTGGTTGATATCGTTGCTGCGTTTCTTGTTTTTAAAAGCCTGCAGCTGTGCAATCGTATAGGCAGCATGCTGTCCTGATAAGAGAGGAAAGCCGGCTTGTCCATTGCCTGTTCCCCGTGGACCGTGGCAAGCGATGCATGCGGTAATGTGCTTATCGAAATCCCCGCCTCGGTACAGTTCTTCTCCGCGTTTTACATAGCGTTTAGGCACTTTACCAAGCGCTACCGGTTGTTTTGCATAATAAGCGGATAGAAGCTCCATATCCTGTGGGGTCAGAGTGGCCGCGATGCCGGTCATACTGGCATCGGCACGGGTTTTACCCGCCTTGTAATCCTGCAGCTGCTTCAATAAATAATCGGCATGTTGGCCGCCAAGATTGGGCCAGAGCGGATTGTTGCTGCTGCCATTTTCCCCATGACAGGCAGAGCATAAGCTGATTTTTTCTGGCCGATTCTGTGAAGCTTCGGATTCCGGAGCCGCAAAACCAGTGGAGAAAGCCAACAGCATCGCAGCAAGGATTATTTTTTTCATATCGCACCAAAGACTAGTATTCTGATTTTTAGAAGTTCACTGTATCTATTTAACGAGCAATGAACTTAAATTCCCTATCGCATAGGATAATGTTACACT from Legionella quinlivanii encodes:
- a CDS encoding c-type cytochrome; its protein translation is MKKIILAAMLLAFSTGFAAPESEASQNRPEKISLCSACHGENGSSNNPLWPNLGGQHADYLLKQLQDYKAGKTRADASMTGIAATLTPQDMELLSAYYAKQPVALGKVPKRYVKRGEELYRGGDFDKHITACIACHGPRGTGNGQAGFPLLSGQHAAYTIAQLQAFKNKKRSNDINHIMQDISKRMSDEDMEAVAYYIQGLH